One region of Metallosphaera sedula DSM 5348 genomic DNA includes:
- a CDS encoding hydantoinase B/oxoprolinase family protein translates to MTSWEIVSRALEFVAEEMGVMLKRSAMSPNIRERMDHSCAIVNERGEVVAQAEHIPVHLGSFSVGVKNLLQQVELEEGDMAIVNDPYVSGTHLNDVMVMAPLPGGLGYVVNKAHHVDVGGPMPGSLNPSASTLYEEGFVIPPLKLMRKGKLNEDVVKMIRENFKVPDTSLGDLNAQISANLVGIARVKQLVERYGVSQVVEAWNTSMEYARRLTLTELARWPKGSGEDEDYLELDRLTRIRARVEISDQGVLADFTGTDPQVESPFNAVYGVTFSAVSFVIRSLLGKDVPTNEGFYSVVRVKAPLGSLVNPTKPSAVGGGNVETSQRIADVTFKALSHLMPVPAAGSGTMMNIMMGGLRGRYWAYYETVGGGMGARPNRDGVSAVQVNMTNTLNTPIEIAERQYPLLFTAYRVREGSGGRGRFKGGDGIVRAFKVMDRTRLSVMAERFLIPPWGLLGGGNGKPGRVTIVRGGVRREMPSKFSTVLESGDEVVIETPGGGGLGKEEETSEG, encoded by the coding sequence ATGACCTCCTGGGAAATAGTGAGCAGGGCCCTCGAGTTCGTCGCCGAGGAGATGGGGGTAATGCTCAAGAGGTCTGCGATGTCGCCCAACATAAGGGAGAGGATGGATCACAGCTGTGCCATCGTCAACGAGAGGGGTGAGGTCGTGGCCCAGGCGGAGCACATCCCCGTTCACCTGGGATCGTTCAGCGTTGGGGTCAAGAATCTCCTGCAACAGGTTGAGCTCGAGGAAGGGGATATGGCGATCGTGAATGATCCCTACGTGTCGGGGACACACCTCAACGACGTCATGGTAATGGCACCGTTACCTGGGGGACTGGGATATGTGGTGAACAAAGCACATCACGTTGACGTTGGAGGGCCGATGCCGGGAAGCCTCAACCCCTCAGCCTCCACGCTGTATGAGGAGGGTTTCGTCATACCCCCTCTCAAGTTGATGAGGAAGGGGAAACTCAACGAGGATGTGGTGAAGATGATCAGGGAGAACTTTAAGGTCCCTGACACCTCACTTGGGGACCTGAACGCCCAGATCTCGGCTAACCTTGTGGGGATAGCCAGGGTAAAGCAACTAGTGGAGAGGTACGGCGTCTCGCAGGTGGTTGAAGCATGGAACACCTCAATGGAGTACGCAAGGAGGCTCACGTTGACAGAGCTGGCGAGATGGCCCAAGGGGTCTGGGGAGGACGAGGACTATCTGGAACTTGATAGGCTGACCAGGATTAGGGCGAGGGTGGAGATTAGCGACCAGGGAGTCTTGGCCGACTTCACGGGCACGGATCCCCAGGTTGAGTCCCCCTTTAACGCCGTGTATGGGGTAACGTTCTCCGCGGTTAGCTTCGTGATAAGGTCTCTCCTTGGGAAGGACGTCCCAACAAACGAGGGCTTCTATAGCGTGGTCAGGGTTAAGGCACCCCTGGGGAGCCTCGTGAACCCCACGAAGCCGTCAGCTGTGGGTGGAGGAAACGTGGAAACCTCACAGAGGATAGCTGACGTCACGTTCAAGGCCCTGTCCCACCTGATGCCCGTCCCGGCAGCCGGGTCCGGGACAATGATGAACATCATGATGGGAGGGTTGAGAGGGAGGTACTGGGCCTACTACGAGACTGTGGGAGGAGGCATGGGGGCCAGGCCTAACCGCGACGGAGTCTCAGCGGTCCAGGTCAACATGACCAACACCTTGAACACGCCTATAGAGATAGCGGAAAGGCAGTACCCCCTTCTCTTCACGGCATACAGGGTGAGGGAGGGAAGCGGAGGAAGAGGGAGGTTCAAGGGAGGTGACGGGATAGTTAGGGCCTTCAAGGTCATGGACAGGACGAGGTTGTCAGTGATGGCTGAGAGGTTCCTTATCCCACCTTGGGGGCTATTAGGTGGTGGAAACGGGAAACCAGGAAGGGTGACGATCGTGAGAGGTGGAGTCAGAAGGGAGATGCCCAGTAAGTTCTCAACTGTTCTGGAGTCAGGGGACGAGGTCGTGATAGAGACGCCAGGAGGCGGGGGACTAGGAAAAGAGGAGGAAACCTCGGAAGGCTAA
- a CDS encoding ATP-binding protein — protein MRSEATTKYPVVEKVIIRKIRGVSFMNEDGKEVELKPSKINIITGSNGSLKTLFLEALSTALLHYSRSPNNVVGLLPTLRMDDSWLYYLASEEVSMTVNDLTLSNASSEEVLKLLLPTSFGHPLRYSGLKVTGPSEEETLIAYYSVATSTGNSNSVQVSRKGRSREIDFVAYSMPNPMNSLFYGNFLSCVSPGLAKGKEEIKRVLGLDFIGYVPDELGRNQIAVLDERGKMLYLPMLGGGISSMVLLLLASSLDVVVYDNVENHLHKTLMVKLIEIMRTSRAQWFVTTQSLEFLEFLDEGKDIQVWQFKRFREKDEVLVRVHRGKEIGEYINELGIDLRG, from the coding sequence ATGCGAAGCGAAGCCACCACTAAGTATCCCGTTGTCGAGAAAGTGATCATAAGGAAGATTAGAGGAGTAAGCTTCATGAATGAGGACGGTAAGGAGGTTGAACTTAAACCCTCAAAGATAAACATAATAACTGGATCTAACGGGAGCCTTAAGACGTTATTTCTCGAGGCCCTGTCCACCGCGTTACTTCATTACTCCAGGTCGCCCAACAACGTCGTTGGGCTATTACCCACCCTGAGAATGGACGACTCTTGGTTGTATTATCTAGCCAGTGAAGAGGTTTCCATGACCGTGAACGATTTGACCCTTAGCAATGCCAGTAGTGAGGAGGTACTCAAGTTATTGCTCCCCACGAGTTTTGGCCACCCCTTAAGGTATAGCGGGCTCAAGGTTACTGGCCCTTCAGAAGAGGAAACCCTCATTGCATACTACTCGGTGGCAACCAGCACGGGTAATTCGAACTCGGTTCAGGTATCAAGGAAAGGGAGATCTAGGGAGATCGATTTTGTGGCCTATTCCATGCCAAATCCAATGAACAGCCTATTCTATGGGAACTTCCTCTCATGCGTTAGCCCCGGACTTGCCAAGGGAAAGGAGGAGATAAAGCGGGTTCTGGGACTCGACTTCATAGGCTATGTTCCCGATGAGCTGGGCAGAAATCAAATTGCCGTGCTGGATGAGAGGGGGAAGATGCTTTATCTGCCAATGTTGGGTGGCGGAATCTCGTCCATGGTACTTCTCCTCCTGGCTTCCTCACTTGACGTGGTGGTGTACGATAATGTTGAAAATCACCTACACAAGACGCTGATGGTGAAACTTATTGAGATTATGAGGACTTCACGGGCTCAATGGTTCGTGACCACCCAGTCCCTTGAATTTCTCGAATTCCTGGATGAGGGTAAGGATATTCAGGTGTGGCAGTTCAAGAGATTTAGGGAGAAGGATGAGGTATTAGTGAGGGTCCATAGGGGAAAAGAGATCGGGGAGTACATAAATGAACTAGGGATAGACCTGAGGGGTTGA